A DNA window from Drosophila biarmipes strain raj3 chromosome 2R, RU_DBia_V1.1, whole genome shotgun sequence contains the following coding sequences:
- the LOC108026557 gene encoding transmembrane protein 14 homolog: MPVDWFGYVYAATVAAGGIMGFAKAGSIPSLGAGLAFGALLGYGAHLNSQDTPRPLLQLGTSLFLAGLMGARWNRSGKLMPAGVVCMLSVAALVKNVATYNRYLMPTPTKGT; the protein is encoded by the exons atgcctGTGGATTGGTTCGGTTATGTCTACGCTGCCACAGTGGCCGCCGGTGGAATTATGGGATTCGCGAAGGCGG GTTCCATTCCCTCCTTGGGTGCCGGCCTGGCCTTTGGAGCCCTACTCGGCTATGGAGCGCACCTGAACTCTCAGGACACGCCACGCCCACTGCTCCAACTGGGCACCTCCTTGTTTTTGGCCGGACTAATGGGCGCCCGGTGGAATCGTTCCGGAAAACTAATGCCCGCCGGCGTGGTCTGCATGCTGTCCGTTGCCGCTTTGGTTAAAAATGTGGCCACCTACAATCGCTACCTTATGCCCACTCCAACAAAGGGGACCTAA